The nucleotide window cctcttaTTTGTGCTGCTGTTCTTAGCCTCGGGTGGTGGAGATCGGAATGGGTCatcgatgtcgtcgacgttgTAGTTGTCCAGGTCATCGTATTCAGGGATAGCTCTTGAATCCATCGTAACCTCCTCGCTGTGCCGATCTGGGAGTTTTGGAAAACTGCGGGAATGTAATTGCGTGGAAGGTGAGATGGTGCTTGGGTCGATGACGCGACGTGCCATTCAATTGGAGACGCGTCTGTTAATTAAGCTGGCGCGCCAGTGGAGCGGAACCAAaactacctaggtagttTGGGGAGGCTCGCTGAGACTACTAGGGGTTACTTTCGCTAGCCTGGTCCGTGTGGCCATCCTTCGTTCATGCCTGAGGTGTCAATGAAGCTCGGTCCCAATCAGCATTCATCCATATCCAATTCAACGTCCATCCCGAACGTCAAAAGCACCGGTCTTCATTGATGCAATCGGGTCACACTGCGATCTGCTACAATGGCTACTGCGCAAGCCCAGACGTACGCTCCGACCAAGGTCGTCAAGAGTGACTACCCGGTATGTTCTGCCCGTTGTGATTGATATCTGTTCCATGCAAGGGCACTCTTTGGCTAACCACCAGACTCTTGAAAGCTCATCGACAACGATCCGTAGGCCCCGATCCGCCTTGCCGCAGCTCCCAGGTATACGAATGCTAACAATCGACGCCTAAAGTCACTTTAAGAGAGTTATTGGCTATGCCCGGCCTTCGGACTATCTCCACGGAGCCGTAGCTGCCGCCTTCGGTCCCGCAGCTCTCCTCACCCTCGAGAAGTTCGCTCCTTCCCATGTCGGCAAGGGAGGCATGGCCCAGGCCATGCGACTGGCTGGTGCCGTTGGCTTGGCTGGAGGCTTCCTCTACTTCTACCAACGCTCGAGCTGTAAGGATACCATTCAGGACATGCATGGGTAAATGGCGGTAAAGGCGCAATGTGCTGACTTCGTGACTGATAGTACGATTCTATGGGGCTACTGAAAACGCACGTGAGGTTGAAATGGATATGAAGGAGATGGTGGCAAAGGTCAAGGCTGGCGAGCCGCTTTACGGAGCGAGCAGGCTCACACCCCACATGCAAGGTGTCGCCGCGCGGCAGTCGAGGTATTCGGCCTTGTTCATGGGTGTCGTACCCTGGTTTAACTTTGTCAACCATAACCagcacggcgtcgacacGGCCAAATACTATCAGCAAGCTGAAAGAGAGCTTGAGGCTGAGCGTTTGCAGAATAGCAGCTCATGATCTCGATTGTTGCCGGCGTTGGCAGGGATAGACTCAGCATTGGTGTATGTATTATAACTGGGCAGGCAAGTGGCAACCCAAGACTGAGCACCTATATAGTCGAATCTGTGGTTTTGTTTTTTCCGTTCTGCTATTGTTACCATTCTGCCAGGGACCAGTATTCTCGCCGAAATTAGCAATTCGGCTGGTGCTCTTCGTTGCGAGTTCGATCATTGGCTCCATCCCCGACTATAAAACGAAGAGGAAGAGTGGCTTAAGGCTATGATTTGTTGAAGTCGAGGGTGCTCTGGCGGCAAGGTGCTGTCGGTCGTGCTAAGCGGAACTCAGCTGTCAACGAGCTTTTGTCTTGGCCGCGTGACAGGTGGCATCTTTACAGTTTGATATAGATTCTCCATGGCGCTTGCGGCCAAAGGTTAGGGAATTTGAAAAACTACTTGAAgtttgggagggggggttccaTACGATTCCGAGACAACAAAGCACTGGGTTACCAGTCACAATGGTTTGCCAGACCCAGTTTAGAGGAGGCGCCTCACTGGGTGTCATGCCATTTTTGGAAACAAACTGCTGGAGAACAGTGTAGAATTACTCCTCTGGCTTGCTGGCGCGAAAACAAAGGATTCTAGGAATAGCAACTTGCTGAGAGTCATTTGCTCCGAAACATGTCTGTCTTCTATGGGTAAATCGCTGAAACGAGAGTCGCGAACAGTAGAAGAAAGCAAGCACTTGGTATACCCTGCGACTGCCGTATCATCGTGAATGTTAGTTGTGGTAGTAGGAGCCGGACAGGATTTCAGCTACGTTTAACCCAGGCAACAAGCATTAGCTGATGGTCTTGGCGTCTCGGCGCACTCAGAAGTCAGGGTACACACAGTCCTCAACAATTGAGAGGCTTGTAGTCGTAAGCCTGCATCATAGTGAGACTAGTCAGCGACGTCTTCATTCTTCGTCACTTCGTCTTCTCCGAAAGTTGTGTGGGCAATGGTTGAATATTGCGAAGCTGAGCAGATGTCGTTTCGTCCGCTTGACCTTCGCGCCCCAACCAGTGGGCAGTCTGGTCGACAAGATTCACACTCTTGCCACAGAACTTAACCAGCAGTTATTGCCTCCTGATTTCGTTTTGTCGTATTGGTCTCGTGGCCTCTTATTGCCTGTTGTATACGAGGTAGAACTGCCAAGAGGAGAAGACTTGCAGTACCCCCATTAGGCCATCAGTCCATTCTTAGTTAGTGCTATGACTTGCATGACAAATGGCCTGGACTGGACACCGCTAACCATGATAGGGGCTCCGAACAGGTTTCGCGTTTCTTTCCTGATCACTTGGCTTGGTGGCTACGCGTTTTCCATGCCAATAACAGGTAATTTTTCGGGCTGCTTAGTGGCATTGTTGTTTAGGGGATAGGTTCTTACGCTTGAGTGGCGGCGTGGGATTAATCAAACGGCATTACAGTGTTCCCCTTGCTGGGGGCTGGTACATATGAAAGGGTCtggttggtgttgttgtctTTCACAGGTGCTTACTTGCGGGTCTCGCCTTTGTTTTCGTCTGTGGGGGTGTCGACTGAAATTCCACCCTCTTCACTTGTTCGCTCATTCGCCCTCTCATCTCAGTGTCACCCGCTCCTGGAGGACTCCCCGATCCCACGAACTCCTCTGTCTTTCCTTCCTCTTTTGTTTCTCTTGTCTTCCTCTCCGCCTACAACTAAAATCATGGACGACTGAGTTCGACCTTTGTACCGCTCGTTTAGCACCTGTTTTCTTCCTTGGTGACCATTCATTCACCTTGTCGTTCGTTATTCTTTTGCGACACGCCCACAGCGCTGCCTGCCCTCGTCAGCCACGCATCTGGTCAAATCATGTTACATCCACTACACTTCGGCTTTTTGGCCTTTTTGACCACCTCTCAGTTTGTTGGCTTGACAGTTGCAGATGCGGGTGATGTCAGCCTATGTGGCCAGTCCGACTGGTGGAACTCGACAGATGTCCCCTATTCATGTGCGTGCTTACTCTCGAATTTGGATGCTGCTCATCTCAGAACCTGGTGTTAGTCGACTTTTACTTTTTGATCATGCTAACTATTCCTTGCCCAGTCAACAACAATGCATGGGGCAATGACAGTTCGGGTTACCAGTGTCTTTCCATCCATGACGGTGGCCGGAGCTTCAGCGTCGCCTACAAATGGACTGGGGACGCATCTCTTGTTAAGGGTTACCCTTACATGAAGGCGCATCCCACCAGGCTGCCCGTCCAGCTTTGGAATGTCACGCAACTGCAGATCACTGGGAACTGGCAGACTTATGTCACTGGCAAGGAACAGGCCAGTGCCGACGAGCAGGCCAGAGCCTTCAATGACGTCTCGCTCTATGCCAATGTCGCTGTCGATATGTTCTTGTCCGATAATCGAGAAAACTCCACCATGGTCGGCGCTCCTATTGAGATTATGATATGGCCATGGTGGACCCCGACTGTGAAGCCTCTGGGTTGGGCCGAGTCAACTCCCGACAAAGATACCGTCACTATCGACGGCACGCCATTCTCCCTGTACCATGGCTGGAACGATGGCGGACAGCACGTCTTTTCCTGGCTGGCCCGTACCAACCTCACCCGAACGGATGCTGACTACGGCCCCTTGCTCCAGTACATCTGGAAGAAGGGTATGCTGTCCGGTGCCTTGTGGCTAGGACAGCTGGAACTGGGAACTGAAATCAagcatgctgctggcgacATGCATTTCGAAGCCAGCAACTATACCCTGAAAGTTGTACGACAGGGCGATCCGGAAGACAAGACGTCCaccacctcgacgacgtcggccacCACTAGCAGaacacccaccaccacatcAGCCCTAGCAACTGCCACTGCCAACAGCATCACCACAATTCCAGCTCCAACAAGCACAAATGCAGGGTCACCTGGGCTGCATGTACACACATTGTGTTGGTGCCTTTGGGTTGCTGGTATAATCTTATAAGTAGTAGAACATACTGCATTAGAAAATATAATACTTAGTTTTCCTAGATGGAGGttatttattttatatatattattcttaatttaattaatacACTTATCTATAAGCCCTTTTAAaatatattttatataaataatttatATCTTTCTAGAATTTAATAAAGTATATTAAGTACAATAACTATATTAAGTTTTTAAACTAATAAGAATCTAGTAATATCTCTATTTCTAACTTTAAAACTTCTACTTTTTAAGtctagtatacttactaaatagtATAAATTGCTacttatttaataatactaatttaactagtatagaattaattaaatttaatagttaatatatatatatatagtaagttgcctATTATAGTAGGTAGTCTacttcctccttcctccttAAACTTTAactttatattaatattcctctatatataataataagttCTTCTGTAAATAAAAGTTGTATTattcttataattaaaactattaaaaaagacttaaaactatttatataaaaagtagcttttatttataatattcTAAAAGTAATActttaatactaatatactaaataattactatactataaaatttatataaaattaataaaaataattaaaCTAAAAgaaatagtaattcttaaataaattattaatttaattaattaagaatttcTACTGcaatttaataatatataaaataatatacttatatagtaagtagtatattatagtaagtagtatatatTTACTTAATTCTACTCTCTTAATTTTAAGAATACTTTTtctctatatataaatatattattctccttaattaaaagttaaattattcttactctctaaattattaaaaaagacttaaaaatatctatataaagagctacttctacttttAAAGTCCCTAAATTAATCTTctactactaatatactaaatatattatataaagtaaaatataattaaatttaataaaaataattataattaaagagaaagtaattcttaaataaattattaatttaattaattaagaattctctctataataagaaaatatataagaaatagtTAATTAATTtctaaatatatataatagaatatatatagAATTCTAATAAATAGagaattttatataatatattcttaaattaaaaatataattttaatattaaattaactattagagagtcttaattaagaattctataattatataaaactaatatatacttatataaaatataattctaaagtataaaatacttaataataatatttataattttaataagacTAAATTtctaataggaatactattatatataaaagttattataatatttaattataagggaaggctttatataaagtagcttagTAATTAAGAATAAgtttttattatttaaagtatatatataaataattaagtaatacttctatatattattataaagagtaaatattactttctcttctagtatactaatagttaattcctaattatatagtatatttaattaagtaaaaataaataaataataaataatattaatttaaattaattaaagtactttaattagtatataaaattctatataaagaatTCTTATTACTttttaattcttaataattataataattataaattaactaattttaataaatactataaggaaaaaagtattattactctttatatacttctttacttattatataaattttAACTTCTtagtattaagtattttaatttattaaagtacttatataataagaaaattaaaaaataatataaatacaaattttatatattactaagaataaattctttcctacttttaaagtagtattctttactttaataggtaaaaataatatataatttaattttaaataagtaaattttatactttttaattCTAAAATTACTTTTtcttacttaaattttaaattaaaaatactaatactcttaattttataattaagtagctaAAGCTtctaaaatataaaaatactaattataatactagagatttttatattttagaAGCTTtagctacttaattataaaattaagagtattagtatttttaatttaagtatattaaagtaacttactaatactaatatataaagtaattaatttttaaattagaagtattagtaaattaatttataaatttattattattaaaactaagaattataagttTTATATAGGGATAAAAGTACTAAGTAAATACtagagagtaaaaaagacttaattaAATTTTGGAGAAttatttaatactactaaagtagaagtactataagtagaaaagagtaATATTAGtactagaggagagaataactTTTAAAAGgagaattatatagaaagtactaaattatatatataatactatagtgATTATAGAAAaactaaatataatatataaatttataaagtaatttaaaatagtaataagaaAGAGAGTAATAaatagttttaattaattttatatattataattaaattaatttatacAAAAAGTAGAAAAGTAGAAGAGagtatactacttactataatatactacttactatataagtatattaagCTTAATTTActcttatataaaatataattataaagtatagaatttataataataatatttataatcTTAATAAAATAGGCTTCTTAATAgaaatactattatatataaaagttactataatatttaattactatagaagactttatataaagtagtttaataattataaataaatttctattatttagagtatatatacaGATAGCTAAGTACtacctctatatattattattaagagtaaatattacctcctcttatagtatactaataattaattCCTACTCTAATTGTATATTTACTctagtaaaaataaatagactataaataaaattaatttaaattagctatagtattttaaaaagtatataaagtcttatataaagagtacTTTCTAattcttaattcttaataattataataattataaatttactaaatttaataattactataaggaatatagtattattactctttatatacttctttatttattatataaattctagcctcttaatattagCTATTTTAGTCtactaaaagtattatatagtaaggaaattaagaaaataatataaatgcaaattatatatattactaagaataacttctttcctacttttaaagtagccttttttactttaataagaaaagaaaatatataaattagcTTTAAATAGACTAACTTTATTCCTTTTAATtcagaagtagttattttctatttaaattttaaattaaaagtataaatactatttaatttatacttaagtagCTAGAGCTCCTAAaatttaaaaatactaattatagtatataatactatataaaattctatattacttaagaaaagaattactaataattaatatagcttattaatttatttatataaagtagttaatttataaattaaaagtattagtaaattagtatataaattaactcttattaaaattaagtactataggctttatatagtaaataaaatattaagtaagtattaaAAGGCTAAAAAAACCTAATTGTATTTTAGAGGGTCCCTTAATATAGCTAAAGTAGAGGCAATCTAAGTAGAGAAGGGAgttattaatactagaggtaAAAATATGCATTAGGAGGGGGCTTATATAGAGGGGGGTAAAATGTGCaagtaataatatagtaattatagaaagactaaatataatgtataaatatattaagtaATTTAGGAGACTTCTAAAGAAGAggataataagtagttttatttaattttatataatactacttaattaacttatataaatagctagAGAGTAGGAGAAtatatattacttactataatgtattacttactatatatgtatattaatacttttatagtacttatatattCTAATTTAGAGTTATTATAGTTTTACTAAAGAATCTCTATGTGTAGAGTTAGTACTTCTAGAATTATTAGTCTTCCTTTAAAGAAGAGTATATTCCTTCTATTAAGAGTATAACTCTTTTTACTTCTAGTTGTACTCTAAACTCTTACTATTTGTATTTAGTAGAATTTATTTTTAATTTACAATTTGTAAACTATATTGTCTAGAGTactaagtagttaattattaaatactattttacttattataagttatcttataattaagtatagaatatatTACTTTAGAATAATAACTCTAGCTCTATTTACTTTTCTAGTATTCTTAGActactattagtaagtatttattatactTTCTTTTACTCTTTAGCCTTAAGTCTTAATAATTGcaattactatatatttattagtatattctatagtatattataatATAAGAGTAAGAAATTTCTATTTACTAATTTAGCCTTCCTATTACTATTAGGAATCTAAAGAGatacttatatagtattaatatatacttatacAACTTTATTAGTACTCtctatttatataatttattactAAATCTCCTCTAGAAGTTTATTAATAAAGTTTAACTTCTAAGCTAATATTAGGAGaatatttatatagagtatattcCCTACTAtatagtctagcctcctaAATAAACTATTTACTAAATTAGTTTTTCCTAAATAATACTC belongs to Colletotrichum higginsianum IMI 349063 chromosome 5, whole genome shotgun sequence and includes:
- a CDS encoding NADH-ubiquinone oxidoreductase 21 kDa subunit, which produces MATAQAQTYAPTKVVKSDYPLIDNDPHFKRVIGYARPSDYLHGAVAAAFGPAALLTLEKFAPSHVGKGGMAQAMRLAGAVGLAGGFLYFYQRSSLRFYGATENAREVEMDMKEMVAKVKAGEPLYGASRLTPHMQGVAARQSRYSALFMGVVPWFNFVNHNQHGVDTAKYYQQAERELEAERLQNSSS
- a CDS encoding Endoglucanase — protein: MLHPLHFGFLAFLTTSQFVGLTVADAGDVSLCGQSDWWNSTDVPYSFNNNAWGNDSSGYQCLSIHDGGRSFSVAYKWTGDASLVKGYPYMKAHPTRLPVQLWNVTQLQITGNWQTYVTGKEQASADEQARAFNDVSLYANVAVDMFLSDNRENSTMVGAPIEIMIWPWWTPTVKPLGWAESTPDKDTVTIDGTPFSLYHGWNDGGQHVFSWLARTNLTRTDADYGPLLQYIWKKGMLSGALWLGQLELGTEIKHAAGDMHFEASNYTLKVVRQGDPEDKTSTTSTTSATTSRTPTTTSALATATANSITTIPAPTSTNAGSPGLHVHTLCWCLWVAGIIL